In one Neobacillus sp. CF12 genomic region, the following are encoded:
- a CDS encoding glutamine--tRNA ligase/YqeY domain fusion protein, whose protein sequence is MDNLSSNFIKDVMIKDLESGKHDKIITRFPPEPNGYLHIGHAKSIIINFGLADEFNGKTNLRFDDTNPLKEDVEYVNSIKEDVKWLGFEWDNLFFASDYFEEMYKRAVLLIKKGLAYVDDLSADEIREYRGTLTSPGKESPYRDRSIEENLDLFARMRNGEFENGQKVLRAKIDMKSPNINLRDPVIYRISHATHHNTGDKWCIYPMYAFAHPLEDAIEDVTHSICTIEFEDQRPLYNWVVEQCEMESTPQQIEFGRLNVTNTVMSKRKLKQLVDEGFVDGWDDPRMPTISGMRRKGFTPESIRNFVRETGVSKGSGAVDSQMLEHFVREDLKLKAPRTMGILNPLKVVITNYPEGQIELLDAEINPEVPEMGTRKIPFSREIYIEKDDFMEDPPAKYFRLFPGNEVRLKHAYFIKCEEVIKDVNGEVVELRCTYDPLTKSGTGFTGRKVKGTIHWVEATNSVPAEFHLYEPLILDKTEDDNEEEEKTFLDNVNPESLVVLQGFVEPNMRESRPYDKFQFFRHGYFNVDPKHTTVDKLVFNRVVSLKSSFKI, encoded by the coding sequence GTGGACAATCTAAGTTCTAATTTTATTAAAGATGTGATGATAAAGGATTTGGAATCCGGTAAGCACGATAAAATTATCACTCGTTTCCCTCCAGAGCCAAACGGATATTTACATATTGGTCATGCTAAATCCATCATCATTAACTTTGGACTAGCAGATGAATTTAACGGAAAAACCAATTTACGATTTGATGACACCAATCCGTTAAAAGAAGATGTTGAATATGTAAATTCTATCAAAGAAGATGTGAAATGGCTGGGATTTGAATGGGATAACTTATTCTTTGCTTCGGACTATTTTGAAGAAATGTATAAACGAGCGGTCCTATTAATAAAAAAAGGCCTTGCCTACGTGGATGACCTGTCAGCTGATGAAATCCGTGAATACCGTGGCACACTGACCTCTCCTGGTAAAGAAAGTCCATATCGTGATCGTTCAATTGAAGAAAATCTTGATTTATTTGCACGGATGCGCAATGGAGAATTTGAAAATGGCCAAAAGGTTCTTCGTGCAAAAATTGATATGAAATCACCAAATATCAATTTACGCGACCCTGTCATTTATCGAATTTCTCATGCAACACACCATAACACTGGTGATAAGTGGTGCATATATCCAATGTATGCATTTGCACATCCCCTTGAAGACGCGATTGAAGACGTAACCCACTCTATTTGTACGATTGAATTCGAAGACCAACGTCCACTTTATAACTGGGTAGTGGAACAATGCGAAATGGAAAGTACGCCACAACAAATTGAATTTGGCCGCTTAAACGTAACCAATACCGTAATGAGCAAGCGCAAACTGAAGCAGTTGGTTGATGAGGGATTTGTAGATGGCTGGGATGATCCACGGATGCCGACGATTTCTGGAATGCGCCGGAAGGGATTTACCCCTGAATCCATTCGTAATTTTGTCCGTGAAACAGGTGTATCGAAAGGTTCTGGAGCTGTTGATTCACAAATGCTCGAACACTTTGTAAGAGAGGACTTAAAGTTAAAAGCTCCTCGTACAATGGGGATCTTGAATCCTTTAAAAGTGGTCATTACGAATTATCCTGAAGGACAAATCGAGTTACTCGATGCTGAGATTAATCCTGAGGTTCCTGAAATGGGTACCAGAAAAATTCCGTTTTCTCGTGAAATTTACATTGAAAAAGACGATTTCATGGAAGATCCTCCGGCTAAATATTTCCGCCTCTTCCCTGGTAATGAAGTTCGCCTTAAACATGCTTATTTCATTAAGTGTGAAGAAGTTATCAAGGATGTGAACGGAGAAGTTGTCGAGTTACGTTGCACCTATGACCCACTAACCAAAAGTGGTACTGGCTTTACAGGCCGTAAAGTAAAAGGAACCATTCATTGGGTGGAAGCAACGAATTCAGTTCCAGCAGAATTTCATTTATATGAACCACTAATTCTCGACAAAACAGAAGACGATAATGAGGAAGAAGAAAAAACCTTCCTCGACAACGTAAATCCAGAATCACTTGTGGTTTTGCAAGGTTTTGTAGAGCCTAACATGAGAGAAAGCAGACCTTATGACAAATTTCAATTCTTTAGACATGGATACTTCAATGTAGATCCAAAGCACACTACTGTTGATAAACTTGTCTTTAACCGGGTTGTTTCGTTAAAAAGTTCATTTAAAATATAA
- a CDS encoding PAS domain-containing protein — translation MEMNSQQSLDGLSSLELELKKSIQELMDFKFALDESSIVAITDSRGIITYVNEQFIHISKYTKDELIGQDHRILNSGYHSEEFFREMWRTIGTGKVWKGEIRNRAKDGSYYWVDTTIIPFLNDKGKPYQYLAIRYEITKRKRVEQELQKMMTTIIDVQEDERKRLSRNLHDGIGQNLYSHLITINRLLSEVDHPLLYQMQKEATQLIEEIRDISWELRPSVLDDLGLVPAIRSFLSRFSENYGIDVYFECVLNRRLDISIELTIYRIIQEALTNIRKYADVSEATVTVREMEQTVRVMIEDKGLGFEVVTQPRGVGLFSMDERARAVGGELTIFSSLGEGTKIILEVPATRSEIT, via the coding sequence ATGGAAATGAATAGTCAGCAATCACTAGATGGGCTCTCTAGCCTTGAGTTGGAATTGAAAAAATCGATTCAAGAATTAATGGATTTTAAATTCGCCCTCGATGAATCCTCCATTGTAGCGATAACGGATTCTAGAGGAATCATTACATATGTAAATGAACAATTTATTCATATTTCAAAGTACACAAAAGATGAGCTTATAGGTCAGGACCATCGGATATTAAATTCTGGATACCACTCAGAAGAGTTTTTTAGAGAAATGTGGAGAACCATTGGTACGGGTAAGGTTTGGAAAGGTGAAATTCGAAACCGCGCCAAAGACGGAAGTTACTATTGGGTGGATACTACGATTATTCCATTTTTAAATGATAAAGGTAAACCTTATCAATATTTAGCTATTCGATACGAAATTACAAAGCGAAAAAGAGTGGAACAAGAACTTCAGAAAATGATGACAACGATTATTGATGTTCAAGAGGATGAACGCAAGCGTTTATCACGAAATTTACATGACGGCATTGGACAAAATCTATATAGCCATCTAATCACGATAAATCGTTTACTTTCAGAAGTCGACCATCCCCTTCTATATCAAATGCAAAAGGAAGCAACTCAATTGATAGAAGAAATTCGCGATATTTCTTGGGAGTTGCGACCATCAGTATTGGATGATCTAGGACTAGTTCCCGCGATTCGTTCCTTTCTATCACGCTTTTCTGAGAACTATGGCATTGATGTGTATTTTGAGTGTGTCCTTAACCGTCGCTTAGATATTAGCATTGAGTTGACGATTTACCGTATTATCCAGGAAGCACTAACAAATATTCGGAAGTACGCAGATGTATCTGAGGCTACTGTCACCGTAAGAGAAATGGAGCAAACCGTGAGGGTAATGATTGAGGATAAGGGGCTAGGCTTTGAGGTGGTGACACAGCCCCGTGGAGTTGGTCTTTTCAGTATGGATGAACGAGCAAGAGCCGTTGGCGGGGAATTGACTATTTTCTCTTCTCTTGGTGAAGGAACAAAGATTATCCTAGAAGTCCCAGCAACCCGTTCAGAAATAACATAA
- a CDS encoding GAF domain-containing protein — translation MTEIRENHAVMEVCDQLLKEVGCDFVALALQNEVGPDVRWHYASGNVNDKYKRITVRFGKGIAGKVISSGSPMMMRDFPNDIYGKVTDHPIMLAEKLISCYAVPLFFNASAKGVLLVGKRVSYSFPEREQEKVKTSAETVEQLLRSQILGGGLGHGNE, via the coding sequence ATGACAGAAATAAGAGAAAATCATGCGGTTATGGAGGTTTGTGATCAGTTGCTGAAGGAAGTGGGATGTGACTTTGTTGCCCTTGCCCTTCAAAACGAAGTAGGTCCCGATGTACGATGGCATTATGCTTCAGGAAACGTAAACGATAAATATAAAAGAATAACCGTTCGCTTTGGAAAAGGAATCGCTGGAAAAGTTATTTCAAGTGGCAGTCCAATGATGATGAGGGACTTTCCAAATGATATCTATGGAAAAGTAACAGACCATCCCATTATGCTTGCTGAGAAACTTATTTCCTGTTATGCGGTCCCTTTATTTTTTAATGCATCCGCAAAAGGTGTATTACTAGTTGGAAAAAGAGTATCCTACTCTTTTCCTGAAAGGGAGCAGGAAAAAGTGAAGACGTCAGCTGAAACAGTAGAGCAACTCTTAAGAAGTCAAATCTTAGGTGGAGGCTTAGGGCATGGAAATGAATAG
- a CDS encoding response regulator transcription factor, with protein sequence MIKILLVDDHAVVRMGLTMLLNSNPEMQVIGEASEGNEGIKKALKLKPDVVVMDLSMPHGKDGLSATSELKKLMPDVNILILTMHDDEEYLFRAIQAGASGCILKSAPHDELMSAIESVSLGNAYLHPAATKRLMEEYLGSIKDSHDTYHLLSDREKEVLTLVAKGYANKEIAEQLVISVKTVETHKGNLMEKLQMRTRPELVEYAVKKGLLGYGI encoded by the coding sequence ATTAAAATCCTATTGGTTGATGATCATGCCGTTGTAAGAATGGGTCTTACAATGCTGTTAAATTCTAATCCCGAAATGCAAGTAATTGGTGAAGCGTCAGAAGGAAACGAAGGTATAAAAAAAGCCCTGAAACTTAAACCTGATGTTGTTGTAATGGATTTAAGTATGCCTCATGGTAAAGATGGATTATCAGCAACATCTGAATTGAAAAAACTAATGCCTGATGTAAATATTTTAATTCTCACCATGCACGATGATGAGGAATACCTTTTTAGAGCCATACAAGCTGGTGCTTCAGGATGTATTTTAAAAAGTGCACCTCATGATGAACTAATGTCAGCGATTGAGTCAGTCTCCTTAGGAAATGCTTATCTCCATCCAGCCGCCACAAAAAGATTAATGGAAGAATACCTTGGCAGTATTAAGGATAGCCATGATACCTATCATCTTTTATCTGATCGTGAAAAAGAAGTTCTCACCCTTGTTGCGAAAGGCTATGCAAATAAAGAAATAGCTGAGCAATTAGTTATAAGCGTAAAAACGGTCGAAACCCATAAAGGAAACTTGATGGAAAAACTGCAAATGAGAACAAGGCCAGAATTAGTGGAATATGCGGTAAAAAAGGGGTTACTTGGTTATGGAATATAA